From Populus alba chromosome 16, ASM523922v2, whole genome shotgun sequence:
CTGGTTCTGAATACACATGTATGCAGTTGGCGCTTCACTTGTGTGTTTAGACACATATTGATCCCTTTGCTGAATTAATTTTGCTTGCAGTTGAAGCTCTAAAAGTTGCTAGGATAAGGACCAGTCTATCCACTCGGTCCCAATGTTACAGACAGGGTGGAGGTGCTCTTGGCACTTGCATGAACCTTTTTGATCGGTTTGGTAGAGTTGTGAAGGTGAGATCTTGGAGTGTTCATCCATGTTTATGTAATGACTCTCTGGTCATTTTTGACCACCATCGCtgataattttatactttttctACATTAACCAACATGGTTTAATTCTCTTCTGTTACAGTCATATGCAAATGCAATCATAAGTTCCTTTGAAGATCCAGAGAAAATTCTAGAGCAGACAGTACTTGAAATGAATGATGACTTAACAAAAATGCGTCAGGCCACAGCACAAGTAATTTATCTTGCATTTATTTCCTTCTTTAATTACTATTGGTTCCTTCTTCCCTGTTCTCTTCATCTTTTCTCTTACACTTTCTGTCATTTttgttatacacacacacacacacactttttaATACACTACGAGAGTATAATATGTCAAGCATTTAACCCCAAATGGTAGTATCATTAATAGACATAAAATTTCTAGGCTTCTCAATTTTCTGCTAATGTGGAATTTCTTTATTCTTCCCCTTTTCCtttctaattttcttctttttacgtTTTATTTAGGTTCTGGCTTCTCAAAAAAGgttggaaaataaatataaagctgCACAACTAGCTTCTGAAGAATGGTAAACCATGGTTGGAGCTATTACTACCAGCAAGCGACAAATCAATTAGATTCGTTACATGATTGCTTTCTTATTATAGAAATGAAGTTATTTTGCACCATGTAGGTACCGTAAGGCACAACTTGCCCTTCAAAAGGGAGAGGAAGACCTTGCACGTGAAGCTCTCAAGAGACGTAAAACGTATGCTGTAAGTTGAATCTTCCTAAACGAGAATGCATGGTGAATGAAATTGTCTAGTTCTAGATTGCACTTCATACCAAGTATCTCTACCTTCGAAAGCAAGAAAGATACTTGGTTAACTATCTAGTGGGTGGTACAGTAGTAAGAGCTTGAGACCAAGGGTTTTACTCCtcctgtggtctcaggttcgagttCTGTGGTTGCTAATATTGATGGCCACTAGAGGTTTACTTGGTCGTTAATTTTAGGACCTGTGGGGATTAGTCGAAGTGCgtgcaagctggcccgaacaccccACGtgaatcaaaaaagaaagagatactTGGACTAAAGGTCCACTGGTATCACACAAGGTGAACAATGCTAGGTGAACAATGCTAAATGTTACTTGATTGGCATTCAAGCCTTATCAAATTGCTGATAGAAAGAGATAGGGAGAAAGagcgagaaaagaaaaaatggttcTTTTGAATTAACAGTCCATACACATCCCCAGTTTATGGGTAAAATTGGAACCTCCCTATTAGTTCATCATAAGTTTCCTAACTGCATGATTGTCaacttttgttgtttatttttattactgcTTTGATATGTTGAGCTAGCAGAGAGTTATTCGATCTAGCTTGTTAATGATGAGATGTCGTCACTAACTAACAATGTCTTctatttccttaattttttatccgtgCATAATTTTCTAGCTACTTTCTTTATGAGCATCCCTAGTTTGTAGAGAAACTAGGATACTAGGATAGGAGGCTTTTGATGAGTATTGTTACTTTGTTACTATGTTACTTCTGATAAATTATGCTTAAACTACAAGAGCAAGTATTTTAGAGTGATGTTGCTCAAGTCAATTCCCTCATCTCAAGTAAATTCTTGTTAGCTTCAAAACAACAAACTTATTCCCTCGTGTTTTCTAAGCTCTGTTACGTCTAAAATAACAAATGTGGAAGTTGCTGTTATTTGTTGTTGAGAATTCAGCTGTGAGTGTAAACAAAGAATTGAGTAGATGTTGCAATCTGCATGTGCAAATGTTGTCACAGTATAAAGGAATCCTTTTGAAAgttaatttttctgtttttgtttttgcaggaTAATGCTAATTCTTTCAAAGCTCAACTTGATCAACAGAAAGGTGTCGTTGAGAATCTCGTCTCTAATACTCGGGTATGCTTGTGCCATTGGAGTGCTATTTCCATACATCTATGTTATTTTCAGTTGAAGCTattttcaaaactcaattttcctttcctttctttccaCTATAAACCAAAGACCTGCTTTTAAACCATGCTTGAGGTTCTCTGTTTTAGGATTTTGTTGGTGTTGGGGCTGACTaacattttttcaaaaaattctttcggtaaaaattttcaaatttacttgGCCATATTTCGTGCTTGTTTCCATTCTACCTTTTGGTTTTCATCTTTTTGATAGCTACTGGGATATACTAATGACCTTGTTGTAAGTTTTCTGTGTAGCTTCTTGAGAGCAAAATGCAGGAggcaaaatcaaagaaagataCTCTGAAAGCACGTGCTCAGTCTGCAAAGTTGTCTCTACCCCCAGTTCCCCTCTCAAAGTAGCATTGTTTCTTTAAGTGTGTTACCTTTCTGATGCTTGCTTTGTTGTGCACTTCTGTGTTCCTGTAGGACTACAACCAAAATGAATGAAATGTTGGGAAATGTTAATACAAGTAATGCACTTGCAGCTTTTGAAAAGATGGAAGAGAAAGGTAAAAGATTTAGATCTAGTCTCTTCATCATTGTTCTATTTCGTATGCATTTCCTGTCTTCCTTGGACTTTGTCAGAGTCCGGTAATATCTGCTGGAAACAGGACATTGTGACATGAGTTATGCCAGTGTTTCTAGAATCCACTTACACGTAGACATCACCATATATGCTCATAACTGTTTTCCTATATTTCCATTTCAGTCTATCCAAAACTCATGCTacaatctttcttttctcttgtttcATTTGAATGATCATGtctccaaattgaatttttctagCTGTGACCTGGATACTTATCTAGGATGTCTGTTTAACTTTGCCAATTCTTTTCCAGTATATGGATGCTTATATAACCATGTTTTTAGTCTCCACATGATTACTTCTCTGTATCCTCCTTTAAAATGGTTGATAAAAAAACTTCCGCTGTGTTTCTTGTGCATCATCCGAAAGTTGTACTCCCAGCATTTTCAAGTGCCTGTTTCCATTTCTGCCCATtttatgaaaatgatttttttttccctgatacCTATAATTTTGGATATTAAGCCCCTATTCCTTATATCAATGGTTCCTTTATTGAATAATCAATAGAACCATAAGTTGGATACTGTTTATGGTTATTCTACCTTGGCATTGGTTACTAGAAATGATGCTTGCAGTGGGACATCTAGATGCCTTGTTAATTATTGGATCATTCCAGTGTGGATTACCATTGGCACCTAACTGTATCTAagatccccccccccctctctcttgaTAGTAATGGCAATGGAATCAGAAGCTGAAGCTCTTGGCCAGCTGACTACAAACGAGCTTGATGGAAAGGTATCTGTTATTTTTGGCcttcaactattttttatatgtgtgccctttataattttgaagaatgTTAATGAGCTAAACCATTCGCTGTCCAATTCTCCCTCCATAAATTATTGGAAACATCAGTGTTCGCTTTTGTTGATCCTTGCATTATCATTGAGCAATGGAGTggcaactttttatttattaattaattttgaatcattagttaaattattctaaatgcTAAATACAGAGACATACGGCATGTCCTGACTTCCATAACTGATTTTATAAAACTATCATGTgcatgcatgcacatatttgTACAATTGTGATTGATTTCCACCTGCCAAATCACTCAAGATGCATGCAGTCAGGTCCTATTTAAAAGTCCATGAATTTAGccaatttaaattcattttctcTACTTGTATTTTTAGAGTCAAAATAAGTTATTTAGAAATGAATTCAATTGTGATTAACATGATAGAGAAGCTGGATTGGCACTTGcctttgctttttgttttttttgttttctaattctGCTTCCTTTCTGCAGCTAGGGCTTATTCTTTCTCCCTTCCTATTTATTACCTCATGACCAAAGGCGGTTCTTGAGCCCCTTTCTGAGAACGTGACTTCTCTGGCCCTTGATGGGCTGAAAATTCATTGGAATAGAATCCAATGAAATCATTTTACCCCTTCAAGCTAAAATGCATGGTAGCTGACTTCAAGCTTAGTTTCCATTCAGTGCATAAATGCGACAAATGATGTATAATTAAAGGGTAGCTATTAACGTAGACTATTGGGAATAACAAAGATAAATTCCTTATTTGGGTATCATCAGGTGAAATAGATTATTTGTTAATCGTGCTTATTAACCTTCCATAAGAAATGTTTACTGGTGAAACTTGAGAGGTTAATTCAAAAGTAAAGGAGCTCTAACCTTTTGCTTGATTGATCTATTAATTCACCAACCTCTTCAGTGGGACAGTTAAAATGATGTTGAGTTCTAAGATAATGGAAgatttgtgattttgtttttttatttttattttctttcaagtgTTTTGGACAGTGCTCAAGGTTGATGCCCTTATAAGGTGATGTCCCTCTCTTAGTATAAAAGATACACCTGAAGGATAGTGAgtgaaaactaaaatattatgaGACCATGACCATGGAGGCTATAGATACCACCGAACTGATGGAAAGATGCTTCCCTTTGTCTTGGAACTTTTCAACCTTCCAGTGCCAAGGGAAGTTGATGGAGATTGGAGTTGCATGGTTATCTTTTACTCTAGAATTAAATGCAGGGCACCTTTGGGTGATTCTGGCTTGTGATAGTATTAACCAGTGTATGCTGtgaatattttagatttgaaaggGAGGATTATCATCCACTACTAATATCCAACAAAACAGTTATTgaatagttattttattgtctgGTTTAGTTAATGAGGTGCCATATATTTTCTACATCTTGAAGCTTGCTCCATTCTTTCAAGGTATCCATGATAATTTGAAGAAAGGTGAAACATGATTCACATCATAGTTCTTATTGGATGTAAAAATTTTCAACATGCCTGAAGAGGATCTTAGACAGTAGAAACTACTTTTTGAGGCATTCCTTGGTagatacagttttttttttttttctctggtttATGAGTAGGTCCTGCTCTGTTAGTGTAGTTGAATCCTTTGATGACATAGAGAATGGAAGCCAATTTTTCAGATAGAGCCAGTACCATCCTCCACTCAAGAATAAGTTGactgtttctacatatattgagagggtgtttttttttttttttttttcctgaagtGTCCATggtggtttcttcttcttctgaatAAAACTTCTGTAGATATATGATGGTTTTCAGTTAGGCTATTTCAGtcttttattcataaaaaatcaatatgttttgcttttataGTTCTTAGTCAAGCTAGTGT
This genomic window contains:
- the LOC118045013 gene encoding membrane-associated protein VIPP1, chloroplastic, with the translated sequence MAIKSQLITGLTLPMPHPPSTSSSSNNNGNNNNTLCMVKRRTLTTSFFNGGVEALKVARIRTSLSTRSQCYRQGGGALGTCMNLFDRFGRVVKSYANAIISSFEDPEKILEQTVLEMNDDLTKMRQATAQVLASQKRLENKYKAAQLASEEWYRKAQLALQKGEEDLAREALKRRKTYADNANSFKAQLDQQKGVVENLVSNTRLLESKMQEAKSKKDTLKARAQSAKTTTKMNEMLGNVNTSNALAAFEKMEEKVMAMESEAEALGQLTTNELDGKFALLEGSSVDDDLENLKKELAGSSKKGELPPGRTVVTSSNNSFRDPDIEMELNELRQKRKNF